The genomic window CAAATGAGAAATAATAGCATAGAGAAAACTAATCAATTTAGCGTGCTGATATCAAGTATAAAAAAATCAGCACAAAATGCTGGTGGTCACCAGAGATGATATACGGTAGCAGCAGGCAAGCTATACCTGACCGATGATGACTGCCTTGACACGGTCGAACGGGGTGGCGTTGAGCGCGTGGAACACGAGGTGCGGCGGCGGGTACACGGGCAGTGGGCCGTGGAGCCGCTCGTGGGCGACGAAGCGGCAGAGCTCGAGCGCGTATGGCTTGCGCAGCTCCCCGTGGAGCGCCTCCGCCCACGTCTCCTCCACGAGGAGCTCCTCCAGCTTCGGCGCGCCACCCGACGCTGGAACCCATCCATCCCCGCAACCAGAGCAGCGTCCGTCAGTAGCTACGAACAGACGGGAATGCGCTGTACGCGCAGACGGAACCCTAGGGGGAGGGGGAGACGGGAGCGCGGGTACCTTGCGCTTTGGACTCGGCGAGGCGGAGGTTGCGTCGCGCGCGGGCGAGCGCCAGGTTGGTGTCGGCGCGGCGGCGCTGCTCCGGCGAGAGTGAGGAAGGGGAGGAATTGGAGGAGAGGGATGCGGCAGGGGCGGCGGTGCCCGCGCGGAGGCGCTTGGCGGGGCGCGCGAAGAAGTCGGCGATTGTTTTGGGTGCCGTCGGGGTGGGAGGGGACGGCGCCATTGGCTCCGGATTGGAGGAATTTCGGGAGGAGGCGGCGAGGGGGTTTGGTCAGCAGCCACGGCTCTCCCTCGCTTTGGGGG from Miscanthus floridulus cultivar M001 chromosome 11, ASM1932011v1, whole genome shotgun sequence includes these protein-coding regions:
- the LOC136494089 gene encoding uracil-DNA glycosylase, mitochondrial-like isoform X2, which produces MAPSPPTPTAPKTIADFFARPAKRLRAGTAAPAASLSSNSSPSSLSPEQRRRADTNLALARARRNLRLAESKAQASGGAPKLEELLVEETWAEALHGELRKPYALELCRFVAHERLHGPLPVYPPPHLVFHALNATPFDRVKAVIIGQDPYHGPGQAMGLSFSVPEGIKIPSSLGNIFKELEKDLGCTVPSHGNLERWAVQGTTIYKEKKCYTLAGVLMLNTVLTGMIISSIRIKDLLTPLDSYQNLQS